A single Vicugna pacos chromosome 15, VicPac4, whole genome shotgun sequence DNA region contains:
- the LOC140685829 gene encoding olfactory receptor 2T8-like has protein sequence MGNWNTTSEFILLGLFNHTGAHLFLFVMVLMMAFTSLVGNALMLLLILLDPRLHRPMYFLLSQLSLMDLMLVCTIVPKMAADYLTDRKPISPAGCGLQIFFFLTLGGGECFLLAAMSYDRYVAVCHPLRYSVLMSRQSCLRMILGSWFLGAADGLMQAAAVLSFPFCGAREIDHFFCEAPMLVRLACADTSVFEDVMYMCCVLMLLVPLFLILTSYGLILTAVLQMHSNKAHKKACATCSSHLSVVGLFFGATIFTYMRPKSYRSANHDKVMSVYYTVFTPVLNPLIYSLRNNEVKGALSKCMDQCAALSHD, from the coding sequence ATGGGAAACTGGAATACGACGTCAGAGTTCATTCTCCTAGGTCTCTTTAACCACACAGGAGcccatttatttctctttgtgatGGTTCTGATGATGGCCTTCACCTCCCTCGTGGGCAACGCCCTCATGCTTCTCCTGATTCTCCTGGACCCCCGGCTCCACAGGCCCATGTACTTCCTCCTGAGCCAACTCTCCCTCATGGACCTGATGCTGGTGTGCACCATCGTGCCCAAAATGGCTGCTGACTACCTGACTGACAGGAAGCCCATCTCCCCGGCTGGCTGTGGGCTGCAGATCTTCTTCTTCCTCACTCTGGGAGGGGGTGAGTGCTTCCTCTTAGCAGCCATGTCCTATGACCGCTACGTCGCTGTTTGCCACCCACTGAGATACTCAGTCCTCATGAGTAGGCAGTCATGCCTGAGGATGATTTTGGGGTCTTGGTTCCTGGGGGCGGCTGATGGACTCATGCAGGCTGCTGCTGTCCTGAGCTTCCCATTTTGCGGTGCTCGTGAGATCGACCATTTCTTCTGCGAGGCCCCCATGCTGGTGCGTTTGGCTTGTGCTGACACGTCTGTCTTTGAGGACGTCATGTACATGTGCTGTGTGCTGATGCTCCTGGTCCCCCTTTTCCTCATCCTGACTTCCTATGGCCTCATCCTCACTGCCGTTCTCCAGATGCATTCTAACAAAGCCCACAAGAAGGCTTGTGCCACCTGCTCCTCACATCTGTCCGTGGTGGGACTCTTTTTTGGAGCTACCATTTTTACCTACATGAGACCCAAATCCTACAGGTCAGCAAACCACGATAAGGTGATGTCAGTTTACTATACAGTCTTCACCCCTGTGCTGAACCCCCTCATCTACAGTTTGAGGAATAACGAGGTCAAGGGAGCCCTGAGCAAGTGTATGGATCAGTGTGCTGCCTTAAGTCATGATTAA
- the LOC140685828 gene encoding olfactory receptor 2AJ1-like yields the protein MGHENQTFSSDFILLGLFSSSQTSLIFFSFIFIIFIMTVTENAVMILLIRRESQLHTPMYFLLSHLSFMDILHTSNIVPKMIINFLAGSRIISFAGCGFQIFLSLTLLGGEYLLLVAMSYDRYVAICHPLRYPILMKENVSILMAGGSWLVGAVNSTVHTAFTLHFPFCSSRTIDHFFCEVPAMLVLSCVDTTRYERGVYVSGIIFLLVPFSLISASYVQILLTVFQMQSLEARKKSFPTCFFHMIVVIMYYGPFIFTYMRTKKYHSPGQDKFLAIFYTILTPSFNPIIYSIRNRDVLEAMKNIPKSKIFHKKL from the coding sequence ATGGGACATGAGAATCAGACTTTCAGCAGTGACTTTATTCTTTTGGGACTCTTCTCTTCTTCCCAAACAAGTCTGATCTTCTTCTCcttcattttcatcatttttattatgaCTGTAACAGAAAATGCAGTCATGATTCTCCTTATCCGCAGGGAATCTCAGCTTCACACTCCGATGTATTTCCTGCTCAGCCATCTCTCTTTTATGGATATCCTGCATACCAGCAACATTGTTCCCAAAATGATCATCAACTTTCTGGCAGGAAGCAGAATTATTTCATTTGCAGGTTGTGGCTTCCAAATATTCCTATCCCTCACCCTCTTGGGTGGTGAGTACCTCCTCCTGGTGGCGATGTCCTATGACCGCTACGTAGCCATCTGTCACCCGCTGCGCTATCCCATTCTTATGAAGGAAAACGTCAGCATCCTCATGGCTGGAGGGTCCTGGCTCGTTGGGGCAGTCAACTCCACAGTCCACACGGCTTTCACACTCCACTTTCCCTTCTGTTCCTCAAGAACCATCGATCACTTTTTCTGCGAAGTCCCTGCCATGTTGGTTTTGTCCTGTGTGGACACGACACGCTATGAACGAGGAGTTTATGTGAGTGGCATCATCTTCCTTCTTGTTCCGTTCTCTCTTATCTCTGCCTCTTATGTCCAAATCCTCCTTACTGTCTTCCAAATGCAATCATTGGAGGCACGGAAAAAGTCATTTCCTACCTGTTTCTTCCACATGATCGTGGTCATAATGTACTACGGGCCATTTATTTTCACGTATATGAGAACTAAAAAGTACCACAGTCCAGGCCAGGATAAGTTCCTAGCAATATTCTATACCATCCTCACACCTTCTTTCAACCCAATTATCTACAGCATCAGAAATAGAGATGTTTTAGAGGCAATGAAAAATATACCCAAAAGTAAAATTTTCCATAAGAAATTATAG